In Luteitalea sp. TBR-22, one genomic interval encodes:
- a CDS encoding sugar ABC transporter ATP-binding protein, with product MLSLTDIKKHFGATRALDGVTLQVRPGRVHALVGENGAGKSTLMNVIAGGLRADDGSMTIGGAAYRPAGPLEARQAGIALIHQELSLCDHLTVAENILLGREPRRAGRYDRAAARVEAARVLAPFHHPELHPDRGVADLPIAARQVVEICRAVSADAKVVLMDEPTSSLPREDVERLFDLIRRLRASGVAVVYISHFLEEVRAIADDLTVLRDGRTVWTGTVDALSDTQIISHMVGRDVAELFPTRRVPVGDTVRLEAEDVRVEGRVRQASLRVRAGEILGIAGLVGAGRTELLRGLMGLEDRPVHGRLAVDGRDVPVARKAPWERLAAGLGYLSEDRKGEGLTLPMSIADNMTCTRYGAISRRGILDGPAQRREGDRWIDVLKVKARTSAQAVRTLSGGNQQKVAVGRLLHQQATVWLLDEPTRGVDVGSKVQLYEAIARAADQGCAVVMVSSYLPELFGLCDSLAVMSRGTLTPARPLAEWTPESVMAAAIGTAQ from the coding sequence GTGCTCTCCCTCACCGACATCAAGAAGCACTTCGGGGCCACCCGCGCGCTCGACGGCGTGACGCTGCAGGTGCGCCCCGGCCGCGTCCACGCGCTGGTCGGCGAGAACGGCGCCGGCAAGTCGACCTTGATGAACGTCATCGCCGGTGGCCTGCGCGCCGACGACGGGTCGATGACGATCGGCGGGGCCGCGTACCGGCCGGCTGGGCCGCTCGAGGCGCGGCAGGCGGGCATCGCGCTGATCCACCAGGAACTCTCGCTGTGTGACCACCTCACGGTGGCCGAGAACATCCTGCTCGGGCGCGAGCCGCGTCGCGCCGGACGCTACGACCGTGCCGCGGCGCGGGTCGAGGCGGCGCGCGTGCTGGCCCCGTTCCACCACCCCGAGCTGCACCCCGATCGTGGCGTTGCCGACCTGCCCATCGCCGCGCGGCAGGTGGTCGAGATCTGCCGGGCGGTGTCGGCCGACGCCAAGGTGGTGCTGATGGACGAGCCGACGAGCAGCCTTCCGCGCGAGGACGTCGAACGGCTGTTCGATCTGATCCGGCGGCTACGGGCCAGCGGCGTGGCCGTGGTGTACATCAGTCACTTCCTCGAGGAGGTGCGGGCGATTGCCGACGACCTCACCGTGCTGCGGGATGGCCGGACGGTGTGGACGGGCACGGTCGACGCCCTCTCCGACACGCAGATCATCAGCCACATGGTCGGGCGCGACGTCGCCGAGCTGTTTCCGACCCGGCGCGTGCCGGTCGGCGACACCGTGCGCCTCGAGGCCGAGGACGTGCGCGTCGAGGGACGCGTGCGTCAGGCGTCGCTGCGGGTGCGCGCTGGCGAGATCCTGGGCATCGCCGGCCTGGTCGGGGCCGGCCGCACCGAGTTGTTGCGCGGGCTGATGGGGCTCGAGGACCGACCCGTGCACGGACGGCTCGCCGTCGACGGCCGCGACGTGCCCGTCGCGCGCAAGGCGCCGTGGGAACGCCTGGCCGCCGGCCTCGGCTACCTGAGTGAGGACCGCAAGGGCGAGGGCCTGACGCTGCCGATGTCGATCGCCGACAACATGACCTGCACGCGGTACGGCGCGATCAGCCGCCGCGGGATCCTCGACGGGCCGGCGCAGCGAAGGGAGGGCGACCGCTGGATCGACGTGCTGAAGGTGAAGGCGCGCACGTCGGCGCAGGCGGTGCGCACGCTGTCGGGCGGCAACCAGCAGAAGGTTGCCGTCGGGCGCCTGCTGCACCAGCAGGCCACCGTCTGGCTGCTCGACGAGCCGACCCGAGGCGTCGACGTCGGCAGCAAGGTGCAGCTCTACGAGGCCATCGCCCGTGCGGCCGACCAGGGCTGCGCCGTGGTGATGGTCAGTTCCTACCTGCCCGAGCTGTTCGGGCTGTGTGACTCGCTGGCGGTGATGAGCCGCGGCACGCTGACGCCGGCGCGGCCGCTGGCCGAGTGGACGCCCGAGTCGGTGATGGCGGCGGCGATCGGGACGGCACAGTGA
- a CDS encoding substrate-binding domain-containing protein yields MRIQRGLTALLLAMTMAGCGGAKDEAQTTKDLKATGGLHVAVIPKGTTHEFWKSIHAGAIKAQREYEAQGVPVRLTWKGPIREDDREQQIQVVEGFLSQGVNGIVLAPLDASALVRPVQEARQAGIPTVVIDSALASQDAVSFVATDNEKGGALAADRLGTLLGGKGRVLVLRYQEGSASTEARERGFLDRMKAQYPGVQIVSSDQYSGPTRDTAKRAAENLLNRFGNQVDGIFTPNESSTAGMLLALQDVGKAGQVRFVGFDASEAFITAMRNKQLDGVVLQNPFEMGYQGLKTIVAHLRGEKIEPRVDTGVMMVTPENLDADASKALLNPPLAEYLK; encoded by the coding sequence GTGCGCATTCAACGTGGGCTGACGGCCCTCCTGCTGGCCATGACGATGGCCGGCTGTGGCGGGGCGAAGGACGAGGCCCAGACGACCAAGGACCTGAAGGCGACCGGCGGCCTGCATGTCGCGGTGATCCCCAAGGGCACGACCCACGAGTTCTGGAAGAGCATCCACGCCGGGGCGATCAAGGCGCAGCGCGAGTACGAGGCGCAAGGCGTGCCGGTGCGCCTGACGTGGAAGGGCCCGATCCGCGAGGACGACCGCGAGCAGCAGATCCAGGTCGTCGAGGGCTTCCTGAGCCAGGGCGTCAACGGCATCGTGCTGGCGCCGCTCGACGCCAGTGCGCTGGTTCGTCCGGTGCAGGAGGCCAGGCAGGCCGGCATCCCCACCGTGGTGATCGACTCTGCGCTGGCCTCGCAGGACGCGGTGAGCTTCGTGGCGACCGACAACGAGAAGGGCGGCGCGCTGGCGGCCGACCGTCTCGGCACGCTGCTCGGCGGCAAGGGCCGCGTGCTGGTGCTGCGGTACCAGGAAGGGTCGGCCAGCACCGAGGCGCGCGAGCGCGGCTTCCTCGACCGGATGAAGGCGCAGTATCCGGGCGTGCAGATCGTGTCGTCGGACCAGTACTCCGGGCCGACGCGCGACACGGCCAAGCGCGCCGCCGAGAACCTCCTCAACCGCTTCGGCAACCAGGTGGACGGGATCTTCACGCCCAACGAGTCCTCCACCGCGGGCATGCTGCTGGCGCTGCAGGACGTCGGCAAGGCGGGGCAGGTGAGGTTCGTCGGCTTCGACGCCAGCGAGGCGTTCATCACCGCGATGCGCAACAAGCAGCTCGACGGCGTGGTGCTGCAGAACCCGTTCGAGATGGGCTACCAGGGGCTGAAGACGATCGTGGCGCACCTGCGCGGCGAGAAGATCGAGCCGCGCGTCGACACGGGCGTCATGATGGTCACCCCCGAGAACCTCGACGCCGACGCGAGCAAGGCGCTGCTGAACCCGCCGCTGGCGGAGTATCTGAAGTAA
- a CDS encoding zinc-binding dehydrogenase: MRAAVLTAPGVMAVREIGDPEVGPRDVVVRVTGVGLCGTDFHIFEGHANYHTDRLGRPIPFDVSPQVLGHEVAGVVEARGAEVRDLAVGDAVVLDQGRNCLSAGTHPLCEYCATGDSHQCETYGEHGITGLQGGLAEVIVVPAVNAVKRGATLPAEQAALTEPLACIIHAHDAVRQASAIARYRLQDPDPSARVRSVLIAGAGPAGLLFLQHLRKVVGFEGRILVSEPNATRQGLARHYGADEVIDPLGTDVVDATLTLTGGRRVEYLIDASGSAQVFRQMPGLVRKQATVLLYAHGQSGVDIGVLNTLMFREPTLVSPVGASGGFDADGRPSVYRQSLALLESSAIDVSRIVTHRYHALDEVPQAFGSDDRRAADYVKGVYAPL; encoded by the coding sequence GTGAGGGCCGCCGTCCTGACCGCGCCCGGCGTGATGGCGGTCCGCGAGATCGGGGACCCCGAGGTCGGGCCGCGCGACGTGGTAGTGCGGGTGACTGGCGTCGGCTTGTGCGGCACCGACTTCCACATCTTCGAGGGGCACGCCAACTACCATACCGACCGGCTGGGACGGCCCATCCCGTTCGACGTGTCGCCGCAGGTGCTCGGGCACGAGGTGGCCGGGGTCGTGGAGGCGCGGGGCGCCGAGGTCCGCGACCTCGCGGTCGGCGACGCCGTGGTGCTCGACCAGGGCCGCAACTGCCTGAGTGCCGGCACGCACCCGCTCTGCGAGTACTGCGCCACCGGCGACTCGCACCAGTGCGAGACGTACGGCGAACACGGCATCACCGGACTGCAGGGCGGGTTGGCCGAGGTGATCGTGGTGCCGGCGGTCAACGCCGTGAAGCGTGGCGCCACGTTGCCGGCCGAGCAGGCCGCCCTGACCGAGCCACTGGCCTGCATCATCCACGCGCACGACGCCGTGCGACAGGCCTCGGCGATTGCCCGCTATCGCTTGCAGGATCCCGACCCGTCCGCCCGCGTGCGGTCGGTGCTGATCGCCGGCGCCGGCCCGGCCGGCCTGCTGTTCCTGCAGCACCTCCGGAAGGTCGTCGGCTTCGAGGGGCGGATCCTCGTGAGCGAGCCCAATGCCACCCGGCAGGGGCTGGCGCGCCACTACGGCGCCGACGAGGTGATCGACCCGCTCGGCACCGACGTCGTGGACGCCACGCTGACGCTGACCGGCGGCCGGCGCGTGGAGTACCTGATCGACGCCTCCGGCAGCGCGCAGGTGTTCAGGCAGATGCCGGGGCTGGTGCGCAAGCAGGCGACGGTGCTGCTGTACGCCCACGGGCAGTCCGGCGTCGACATCGGGGTGCTGAACACGCTGATGTTCCGCGAGCCGACGCTGGTGTCGCCCGTGGGCGCGTCAGGCGGGTTCGACGCCGACGGGCGGCCGTCGGTGTATCGTCAGTCGCTCGCGCTGCTCGAGTCGTCGGCGATCGACGTGAGTCGCATCGTGACGCATCGCTACCACGCCCTCGACGAGGTGCCGCAGGCGTTCGGCAGCGACGATCGCCGCGCCGCCGACTACGTGAAGGGCGTGTACGCCCCGCTGTAG
- a CDS encoding UxaA family hydrolase has translation MAPVASEAAPLSAYAIQVDARDNVAVARVPVPRGTRVLLGEATVEVLDDITPGHRFALAAIPEGQFVRQYGQPIGTSKGVALGALISRANMSNDVPVVRELADDLHTPAPDYVPEAQRATFMGYHRPDGRVGIRNWVLIVPTSMCAAHEAVQIATVAEFTLFDRAKYPNVDGVVAIPHNKGCGCSDGSNIEVMLRTLAAYAEHPNVGGVVFIGLGCEKTNLTVMEQYLSDLHRPLNKPVARIGIQEAGGTQGSVKRGLEAVEAMLPVVDQITRQPAPISKLSLGVKCGGSDGFSGLSANPALGRAADELVRQGGTVLITEVPEFCGAEHILAWRARDAETGRAVYAMVDWYKDYAAKFGTVLNENPSPGNVAGGLLNITIKSLGAIAKAGTTRVEGVVGYAEQPPGPGLYLMQGPGYDQESTPGLIASGAQLVVFTTGRGTTIGNAIAPVLKLASNNAIYERMKNDLDLSAGDIIDGTRSIDEVGLEVFEHVRRVASGEILGKSEENKHREFQVWAEQSVSL, from the coding sequence ATGGCTCCCGTCGCTTCCGAAGCCGCCCCCCTCTCGGCGTATGCCATCCAGGTCGATGCCCGTGACAACGTCGCCGTCGCCAGGGTCCCGGTGCCCCGTGGCACCCGGGTGCTCCTCGGTGAGGCCACCGTCGAGGTCCTCGACGACATCACGCCCGGGCACCGGTTCGCCCTCGCGGCCATCCCCGAGGGCCAGTTCGTGCGCCAGTACGGCCAGCCGATCGGCACCTCGAAGGGCGTTGCCCTGGGGGCGCTGATCTCGCGCGCCAACATGTCCAACGACGTGCCGGTGGTGCGCGAGTTGGCCGACGACCTGCACACGCCCGCCCCCGACTACGTGCCCGAGGCGCAGCGCGCCACGTTCATGGGCTACCACCGCCCCGACGGGCGGGTCGGCATCCGCAATTGGGTGCTGATCGTGCCCACCAGCATGTGCGCCGCGCACGAGGCGGTGCAGATCGCCACCGTGGCCGAGTTCACGCTGTTCGACAGGGCGAAGTACCCCAACGTCGACGGCGTGGTCGCCATCCCGCACAACAAGGGGTGCGGCTGCTCCGACGGCTCCAACATCGAGGTGATGCTCCGCACGCTGGCGGCCTACGCCGAGCACCCCAACGTCGGCGGCGTCGTCTTCATCGGCCTCGGGTGCGAGAAGACGAACCTGACGGTGATGGAGCAGTACCTGTCGGACCTGCACCGGCCGCTGAACAAGCCGGTGGCGCGCATCGGCATCCAGGAGGCGGGCGGGACGCAGGGCTCGGTGAAGCGCGGGCTCGAGGCGGTCGAGGCGATGCTGCCGGTCGTCGACCAGATCACCCGCCAGCCGGCGCCGATCAGCAAGCTGTCCCTCGGGGTGAAATGCGGCGGATCGGACGGCTTCTCGGGGCTCTCGGCCAACCCGGCCCTCGGCCGCGCCGCCGACGAACTGGTGCGGCAGGGCGGCACCGTGCTGATCACCGAGGTCCCCGAGTTCTGCGGCGCCGAGCACATCCTCGCCTGGCGCGCCAGGGACGCCGAGACGGGGCGCGCCGTGTACGCGATGGTCGACTGGTACAAGGACTACGCCGCCAAGTTCGGCACGGTGCTGAACGAGAATCCGAGTCCGGGCAACGTCGCCGGCGGCCTGCTCAACATCACCATCAAGTCGCTCGGCGCGATCGCCAAGGCGGGGACCACGCGCGTCGAGGGCGTGGTGGGCTACGCCGAGCAGCCGCCGGGGCCGGGCCTCTACCTGATGCAGGGGCCCGGCTACGACCAGGAGTCGACGCCCGGGCTCATCGCGTCGGGCGCGCAACTGGTGGTCTTCACGACCGGTCGTGGCACGACAATCGGCAACGCCATCGCCCCGGTGCTCAAGCTGGCCTCCAACAACGCGATCTACGAGCGGATGAAGAACGACCTCGACCTGTCGGCCGGCGACATCATCGACGGGACCAGGTCGATCGACGAGGTCGGCCTCGAGGTCTTCGAGCACGTCCGCCGGGTGGCCAGCGGCGAGATCCTCGGCAAGTCCGAGGAGAACAAGCATCGCGAGTTCCAGGTGTGGGCGGAGCAATCTGTCAGCTTGTAA
- a CDS encoding TonB-dependent receptor, producing the protein MTASVTPARAQAARGGILGNVADTSGAAVPGATISITEIRTNLSQNTVTNESGNYTFPNVQPGVYKVEAELAGFKKAVRENVQVDVNTTIRADFKLEVGDLSETLTVTTEAPALQTDRADTGRIIEGEAIAAMPLGFNRNFQGMWATVPGATRPTRPHSEFFNSQDSLESKVNGQSRLANNVQMEGIDNTHRTGLLTVLIPSADALETVSVSTSNFDAEFGRAGGAVTNVTLKSGTNDLRGSAFWFHGNESLNATPYYATTKPDINYNQFGFVVGGPIRKNRLFYFGDYQRTNDDLGKVYRFFVPPAEWRNGDFSSATNTVIRDPLTGDAAGNNRSAFANNVIPAGRVSPIAKAVLAKVPLPNIPNQPIGQPNYESTAIRERRTDQFDIKVNWQASARDQLAPRFSFMRPTVLDPSPYGDDVGGPANGGFAGLGTNDTFVTGLNWTRTWTNTLVMEVRGGLTKYSNVANSTGQGLTTAADLGVPGVNLNDFTSGIMSVNIQNYSNPVVGFSNSLPWDRGETTWTFATTLTKLAGNHSVKFGADLRRNRDFLLQTQDFGGPRGTFSYNGSGTSSPTDAAAIRNNVANSLASFMLDYANDVRRDVPFIDEPGTKHQQYFFFVHDKWQVRSNITVDLGVRYEYYTPFTGIVEKGGLSTYDTSNNTLRVSGYGDIPNDLGATTRTWNFNPRTGVSIRLSDKDVLRAGYGASTAPYPDNSYAFNYPTKGNVLLQATNAFTQGGSLATGFPVQGTVDIPSSGIVPVDQPFLRNSGLFAIPETLFGGILHSWNVAYQRQLPWGFTGEVAYVGNKGVDMLYSYNLNAATVLGQDQAGRPLFAPFGRTADVPSRVPERSDYHSLQAKVDRRFLNGILVTNSYTYGRARNFADDNGGISTPADWELSYGLAGFDRRHTWVTSFVVDMPFFRDADNAVLRKVLGGWQASGLLTLMSGTPLSVTADGALLRAPGNTLYADRVAEPTIIGDKGPNVYYFDRSAFAQPAAATFGNTVRNGSGMRGPGFTALDFSLVKRFTFGQSYRFFEFRTDAFNLTNTPAWNNPNTNVASPQFGTITGASNQRVIRFALKYAF; encoded by the coding sequence GTGACGGCCTCCGTCACCCCGGCTCGCGCGCAGGCAGCCCGCGGCGGCATCCTCGGCAACGTTGCCGATACGTCGGGGGCGGCCGTCCCCGGCGCGACGATCTCGATCACCGAGATCCGGACCAACCTTTCGCAGAACACGGTGACCAACGAGTCGGGCAACTACACGTTCCCGAACGTGCAGCCGGGGGTCTACAAGGTGGAGGCCGAGCTCGCGGGCTTCAAGAAGGCCGTGCGCGAGAACGTCCAGGTGGACGTCAACACGACGATCCGCGCCGACTTCAAGCTCGAGGTCGGCGACCTGAGCGAGACGCTCACGGTCACCACCGAGGCGCCGGCGCTGCAGACCGACCGCGCCGACACGGGCCGCATCATCGAGGGCGAGGCGATCGCGGCGATGCCGCTCGGCTTCAACCGCAACTTCCAGGGCATGTGGGCGACCGTGCCGGGCGCGACGCGTCCCACCCGCCCGCACTCGGAGTTCTTCAACTCGCAGGATTCGCTCGAGAGCAAGGTCAACGGCCAGAGCCGCCTGGCCAACAACGTGCAGATGGAGGGCATCGACAACACCCACCGCACGGGCCTGCTGACGGTGCTGATCCCGTCGGCCGACGCGCTCGAGACGGTGTCGGTGAGCACCTCGAACTTCGACGCGGAGTTCGGGCGCGCCGGCGGCGCGGTCACCAACGTCACCCTCAAGTCCGGCACCAACGACCTGCGGGGCAGCGCCTTCTGGTTCCACGGCAACGAGTCGCTCAACGCCACGCCGTACTACGCCACGACCAAGCCCGACATCAATTACAACCAGTTCGGCTTCGTGGTCGGCGGCCCGATCCGCAAGAACAGGCTGTTCTACTTCGGCGACTACCAGCGCACCAACGACGACCTCGGCAAGGTGTACCGGTTCTTCGTGCCGCCGGCCGAGTGGCGCAACGGCGACTTCAGCAGCGCCACCAACACGGTCATCCGCGATCCGCTGACGGGCGATGCCGCCGGCAACAACCGCAGTGCGTTTGCCAACAACGTGATTCCGGCGGGACGCGTCAGCCCGATCGCCAAGGCGGTGCTCGCGAAGGTGCCGCTGCCCAACATCCCGAACCAGCCGATCGGCCAGCCGAACTACGAGTCGACCGCCATCCGCGAGCGCCGCACCGACCAGTTCGACATCAAGGTGAACTGGCAGGCCAGCGCCCGCGACCAGCTCGCGCCGCGCTTCAGCTTCATGCGTCCCACGGTGCTCGATCCGTCGCCCTACGGCGATGACGTGGGCGGCCCGGCCAACGGCGGGTTCGCGGGCCTGGGCACCAACGACACGTTCGTGACCGGCCTGAACTGGACGCGCACGTGGACCAACACCCTCGTGATGGAAGTCCGCGGCGGGCTCACCAAGTACAGCAACGTCGCCAACTCGACGGGCCAGGGCCTCACGACGGCCGCCGATCTCGGCGTGCCCGGCGTGAACCTGAACGACTTCACGTCCGGCATCATGTCGGTCAACATCCAGAACTACAGCAACCCGGTGGTCGGCTTCTCGAACTCGCTGCCCTGGGACCGCGGCGAGACCACCTGGACGTTCGCCACGACGCTGACCAAGCTGGCCGGCAACCACTCGGTGAAGTTCGGCGCCGACCTCCGCCGCAACCGCGACTTCCTGCTGCAGACGCAGGACTTCGGCGGCCCGCGCGGCACCTTCTCCTACAACGGCTCGGGCACTTCGTCGCCGACCGACGCGGCGGCCATCCGCAACAACGTCGCCAACTCGCTGGCCAGCTTCATGCTCGACTACGCCAACGACGTCCGCCGCGACGTGCCGTTCATCGACGAGCCCGGCACCAAGCACCAGCAGTACTTCTTCTTCGTGCACGACAAGTGGCAGGTGCGCTCGAACATCACGGTCGACCTCGGCGTGCGCTACGAGTACTACACGCCCTTCACCGGCATCGTCGAGAAGGGCGGCCTGTCGACCTACGACACCTCCAACAACACGCTCCGGGTCTCGGGCTACGGCGACATCCCGAACGACCTCGGCGCGACGACGCGGACCTGGAACTTCAACCCGCGCACCGGCGTGTCCATCCGCCTGAGCGACAAGGACGTGCTGCGCGCCGGCTATGGCGCGAGCACGGCGCCGTACCCCGACAACTCGTACGCGTTCAACTACCCGACCAAGGGCAACGTGCTGCTGCAGGCGACCAACGCCTTCACGCAGGGCGGGTCGCTGGCGACCGGCTTCCCCGTGCAGGGCACGGTGGACATCCCGAGCAGCGGCATCGTGCCGGTGGACCAGCCGTTCCTGCGCAACTCGGGCCTGTTCGCCATCCCGGAGACGTTGTTCGGCGGCATCCTCCACTCGTGGAACGTCGCCTACCAGCGCCAGTTGCCGTGGGGCTTCACGGGTGAAGTGGCCTACGTCGGCAACAAGGGCGTGGACATGCTCTACAGCTACAACCTCAATGCCGCGACGGTGCTCGGACAGGACCAGGCCGGTCGGCCCCTGTTCGCGCCGTTCGGCCGCACGGCCGACGTGCCCTCGCGCGTGCCCGAGCGCAGCGACTACCACTCGCTGCAGGCCAAGGTCGACCGCCGGTTCCTCAACGGCATCCTGGTGACCAACAGCTACACGTACGGCCGCGCGCGCAACTTCGCCGATGACAACGGCGGCATCTCGACGCCCGCCGACTGGGAACTCAGCTACGGCCTCGCGGGCTTCGACCGCCGGCACACCTGGGTGACCAGCTTCGTCGTCGACATGCCCTTCTTCCGCGACGCCGACAACGCCGTCCTGCGCAAGGTGCTGGGTGGCTGGCAGGCCTCGGGCCTGCTGACCCTGATGAGCGGCACGCCGCTGAGCGTGACGGCCGACGGTGCGCTCCTGCGTGCGCCGGGCAACACGCTCTACGCCGACCGGGTGGCCGAGCCCACGATCATCGGCGACAAGGGGCCGAACGTGTACTACTTCGACCGCAGCGCCTTCGCGCAGCCGGCCGCGGCGACCTTCGGCAACACGGTGCGCAACGGCAGCGGCATGCGTGGACCCGGCTTCACCGCGCTGGACTTCTCGCTCGTCAAGCGCTTCACGTTCGGCCAGAGCTACCGCTTCTTCGAGTTCCGCACCGACGCGTTCAACCTGACCAACACGCCGGCCTGGAACAACCCGAACACCAACGTGGCCAGCCCGCAGTTCGGCACCATCACCGGCGCCAGCAACCAGCGCGTGATCCGCTTCGCGCTGAAGTACGCGTTCTGA
- a CDS encoding M23 family metallopeptidase: protein MTRARLRTAAWTTALVLAAFAALAGIATLMARMHRAWPDGVTRREEAVPVAKVPLPGDRSASSGVPSLPSRPAALPAGLAAVTDALRQRQLLVPVRGVEAQDLRSTFTEARGERVHEALDIMAPAGTPVQAVEDGTVARLFTSAAGGLTVYQFDPTRLVVYYYAHLERYAPGLSDGTTVRRGQVLGYVGSTGNADPAAPHLHFAISVLGPEKRWWEGTPIDPYDVLR, encoded by the coding sequence GTGACGCGCGCCCGGCTCCGAACCGCGGCGTGGACCACCGCGCTGGTGCTGGCGGCGTTCGCGGCCCTGGCCGGCATCGCGACCCTGATGGCACGCATGCACCGGGCCTGGCCCGACGGCGTGACGAGGCGGGAGGAGGCCGTGCCGGTCGCGAAGGTGCCCCTGCCGGGCGATCGCTCCGCCTCGTCAGGGGTGCCGTCGTTGCCGTCGAGGCCAGCGGCGCTGCCCGCTGGCCTCGCCGCCGTGACCGACGCCCTGCGGCAGCGCCAGTTGCTCGTCCCGGTCCGGGGCGTCGAGGCGCAAGACCTGCGATCGACCTTCACCGAGGCGCGAGGGGAGCGCGTGCACGAGGCGCTCGACATCATGGCGCCGGCCGGCACCCCGGTCCAGGCGGTCGAGGACGGCACGGTCGCGCGGTTGTTCACCAGTGCGGCTGGCGGCCTCACGGTGTACCAGTTCGACCCGACCCGCCTGGTCGTCTACTACTACGCCCATCTCGAACGCTATGCGCCCGGCCTGTCCGACGGCACGACGGTGAGGCGGGGCCAGGTCCTCGGCTACGTGGGCAGCACGGGCAACGCCGATCCGGCGGCGCCGCACCTGCACTTCGCCATCAGCGTGCTGGGACCGGAGAAGCGGTGGTGGGAGGGCACGCCGATCGATCCGTACGACGTCTTGCGGTGA
- a CDS encoding L,D-transpeptidase family protein, whose amino-acid sequence MTLSRTCTGSLALGLLWLASSTSLASQEQGRGPAATPAQPAPARPTQPASERLALQVALDRAGFSPGAIDGAAGRITRTALQHFQEARGLTSSGELDDATRQALPSEPALLDYTLTAEDVAGPWRPIPSDMMEKRTLEALAYTSPLERLAERFHASPRLITRLNPAVRWEAGTVVRVPNVGPFEPPTRTETRKVNPPEADAVADVRVSKSSGTLTIRGSDGRLLFSAPVTSGSEHDPLPLGTWKVTAVYLRPVFHYNPALFWDADPTHAKARLAAGPNNPVGLVWIDLDKEHYGLHGTPEPERIGRTSSHGCVRLTNWDAMRVAALVKTGTPVLFEP is encoded by the coding sequence ATGACCCTGTCGCGCACCTGCACCGGATCCCTCGCCCTCGGCCTGCTGTGGTTGGCAAGCTCGACCTCTCTCGCCAGTCAGGAGCAGGGCCGGGGGCCGGCGGCCACGCCAGCCCAACCGGCGCCAGCCCGGCCAACGCAGCCGGCCAGCGAGCGCCTGGCCCTGCAAGTGGCGCTCGACAGGGCCGGGTTCTCGCCCGGTGCGATCGACGGGGCGGCCGGGCGCATCACGCGCACCGCGCTACAGCACTTCCAGGAGGCGCGCGGGCTGACCTCGTCCGGTGAACTCGACGACGCGACGCGCCAGGCGCTGCCTTCGGAGCCCGCGCTGCTCGACTACACGCTGACCGCCGAGGACGTCGCCGGACCGTGGCGGCCCATCCCCAGCGACATGATGGAAAAGCGCACACTGGAGGCCCTGGCGTATACGTCGCCGCTCGAGCGGCTCGCCGAGCGGTTCCATGCCTCGCCGCGGCTGATCACGCGGCTCAACCCGGCGGTGCGCTGGGAGGCGGGCACCGTCGTGCGCGTGCCCAACGTCGGGCCGTTCGAGCCACCGACCAGGACCGAGACCCGCAAGGTCAACCCACCCGAGGCGGACGCCGTCGCCGACGTGCGTGTGTCGAAGAGTTCGGGCACCCTGACGATCCGGGGCTCTGACGGGCGCCTCCTGTTCTCCGCGCCGGTCACTTCGGGCAGCGAACATGACCCGCTGCCACTCGGCACCTGGAAGGTCACCGCCGTCTACCTGCGCCCCGTCTTCCACTACAACCCGGCGCTCTTCTGGGACGCCGACCCCACGCACGCCAAGGCCAGGCTGGCGGCGGGACCGAACAACCCCGTCGGCCTGGTGTGGATCGACCTCGACAAGGAGCATTACGGGCTGCACGGCACGCCGGAACCCGAGCGCATCGGACGAACCTCCTCGCACGGCTGCGTGCGCCTCACCAACTGGGATGCGATGAGAGTGGCGGCCCTGGTCAAGACGGGCACGCCCGTCCTCTTCGAGCCGTGA